In Clostridium sp., one DNA window encodes the following:
- a CDS encoding anthranilate synthase component II has product MILVIDNYDSFTYNLYQYVGEFYQDIKVVRNDEIEVDDIEKIKNLQGIIISPGPGTPDDAGICIEVIKKYGRCIPILGICLGHQAIARAFGGNVVRAKEIKHGKTSMIDHVDNKLFKKIKTPIRVMRYHSLVVEKSSIESEFIKTAESEDGVLMGIKHKSYPIYGLQFHPESILTECGHDIIKNFLQEVCYVK; this is encoded by the coding sequence TTGATACTTGTTATAGATAACTATGATTCATTTACCTACAATCTATACCAGTATGTGGGGGAATTCTATCAGGATATAAAAGTAGTCAGGAATGATGAAATTGAAGTGGACGATATTGAGAAAATTAAGAATCTTCAGGGGATAATAATATCTCCTGGACCAGGTACGCCAGATGATGCAGGAATATGTATCGAAGTGATAAAAAAATATGGCAGATGTATACCAATTCTCGGAATATGTCTTGGACATCAGGCAATAGCCAGGGCATTTGGTGGAAATGTAGTTAGAGCGAAGGAGATAAAACACGGAAAGACCTCCATGATAGATCATGTAGACAATAAGTTGTTCAAAAAAATCAAAACCCCAATTAGGGTAATGAGATATCATTCCCTGGTTGTTGAGAAAAGTTCAATAGAATCCGAGTTCATAAAGACGGCTGAAAGTGAAGACGGTGTGCTTATGGGTATTAAACATAAGAGTTATCCTATATATGGATTACAGTTTCATCCTGAATCCATATTGACTGAATGTGGACATGATATAATAAAAAATTTTTTGCAGGAGGTATGTTATGTTAAATAA
- a CDS encoding YitT family protein, whose amino-acid sequence MSKKYHKTITMITKFLAMYIGTTLASIGLELFLIPNNVIDGGITGISIMAGYITGLPLGLFIFILNIPFLIIGYKHIGKTFTISTLFSVCSLSIMVSVFKNLNAFTNDTLLASIFGGILLGIGVGLVIRNGGSTDGTEIVAIIFDKKTGFSVGEIVMFINIFILSSAGLIFGWDRAMYSLVTYFIAFKMIDITSEGLDESKSVIIISDKYKEITDALLARLGRGVTLLEGKGAYSNVPTNVIFVIISRLEIAKLKSIVNGFDKQALITIGNVDVTGKSFKKKTIH is encoded by the coding sequence ATGTCAAAAAAATACCATAAAACAATTACAATGATAACCAAATTTCTAGCTATGTATATAGGAACAACTCTAGCCTCAATAGGTCTGGAACTTTTTCTGATTCCAAATAATGTAATAGATGGAGGGATAACTGGTATATCCATTATGGCAGGTTATATTACAGGATTACCTCTTGGACTATTTATTTTCATATTAAATATTCCTTTTTTAATAATCGGTTATAAACATATTGGAAAAACATTCACAATCTCAACATTATTTTCTGTATGCTCTCTTTCAATAATGGTATCAGTTTTTAAGAACTTGAACGCTTTTACCAATGATACCTTGCTCGCTTCAATATTCGGAGGTATACTTCTTGGAATTGGAGTAGGTCTTGTTATAAGAAATGGTGGATCTACAGATGGTACCGAAATTGTTGCAATAATCTTTGACAAAAAAACTGGGTTTTCAGTAGGGGAAATAGTTATGTTCATCAATATATTTATATTAAGCAGTGCCGGCCTCATATTCGGTTGGGATAGAGCTATGTATTCCCTCGTTACTTATTTTATTGCATTTAAAATGATCGATATAACATCCGAAGGCCTTGATGAATCAAAATCGGTTATAATAATTTCAGATAAATATAAAGAAATAACCGATGCCCTTCTCGCTAGATTGGGAAGGGGTGTAACTCTTTTAGAAGGAAAAGGAGCCTATTCCAATGTACCTACCAATGTAATATTTGTAATAATCTCACGTCTTGAGATAGCCAAGCTTAAATCCATAGTAAATGGTTTTGATAAACAAGCTCTTATTACTATAGGTAATGTAGATGTAACTGGTAAGAGTTTCAAGAAAAAAACCATACATTAA
- a CDS encoding acyl-CoA dehydratase activase, with protein MYYIGVDVGSVSTDIVIVDENIDVIESIYLRTKGRPINAIQEGFRLLCTKYNDSQIKAVGTTGSGRKIASSIIGADMIKNEITCHAVAALNMDKNVRTIIEIGGQDSKIIILNKGIVSDFAMNTVCAAGTGSFLDRQAERLDIPIEQFGTYALKSDSPVRIAGRCAVFAESDMIHKQQLGYSNSDIINGLCNALVRNYLSNVAKGKDIKENIFFQGGVAANIGMKSAFEKALGCNITVPLNYKVMGAIGAAILAKENMEKTKSQTKFKGFNLVATDFISKSFHCTGCSNGCEIIKILGSNKIIGFFGDRCGKWNNKNNISA; from the coding sequence ATGTATTATATAGGAGTTGACGTAGGATCAGTTAGTACTGATATCGTTATAGTAGATGAGAACATAGATGTAATTGAATCAATATACTTGAGAACAAAAGGAAGACCAATAAATGCAATTCAGGAAGGATTCAGGCTGCTCTGCACTAAATACAATGATTCACAGATAAAAGCTGTTGGAACCACTGGAAGTGGAAGAAAAATAGCTTCATCAATCATAGGGGCCGATATGATAAAAAACGAAATAACCTGTCATGCCGTAGCCGCACTCAATATGGATAAAAATGTGAGAACCATAATTGAAATTGGAGGTCAGGATTCGAAAATAATAATATTGAATAAAGGTATTGTTTCTGATTTCGCAATGAATACAGTATGTGCTGCCGGAACAGGATCTTTTCTCGACAGGCAAGCTGAAAGACTAGATATACCTATAGAACAATTCGGTACTTATGCTCTTAAATCCGATTCTCCAGTAAGAATAGCCGGCAGATGTGCTGTATTTGCAGAATCGGATATGATTCACAAGCAGCAATTAGGTTACAGTAACAGTGACATAATAAATGGTCTCTGTAATGCTCTTGTTAGAAATTATCTAAGCAATGTTGCAAAAGGAAAAGATATAAAGGAGAATATATTTTTCCAGGGAGGCGTTGCTGCAAATATAGGTATGAAATCTGCATTTGAAAAAGCATTGGGCTGCAATATAACTGTCCCCCTAAATTACAAAGTTATGGGAGCCATAGGTGCTGCAATTCTTGCAAAAGAAAATATGGAAAAAACAAAAAGTCAAACAAAATTCAAGGGATTTAATCTTGTTGCCACAGATTTTATATCAAAAAGTTTCCACTGCACTGGATGTTCAAATGGATGTGAAATAATTAAAATACTTGGAAGTAATAAAATAATAGGTTTCTTTGGTGACAGATGTGGTAAATGGAACAACAAAAATAATATATCTGCATAA
- the trpB gene encoding tryptophan synthase subunit beta yields MIGRFGKFGGQYVPETIMNAIIELEEEYNKAKNDENFVEKFKYYLKDYVGRESPLYYAENLTKKLGGAKIYFKREDLNHTGAHKINNALGQVLLAKRMGKKRVIAETGAGQHGLATATIAAMFNMECEIFMGEEDIRRQSLNVFKMKILGAKVTSVTAGTGTLKDAVNEAMRNWVTRIEDTFYVIGTVMGPHPYPTIVRDFQRVIGDEARRQIFEKEGRLPDCIVACIGGGSNAMGIFYPFAEDKDVRLIGVEAAGKGIDTDKHAASITKGSVGVIHGMMTYVLQDNDGQILPAYSISAGLDYPGVGPEHAYFHDIGRAEYVTANDSEAVNAFMEVSRTEGIIPALESSHALAYTIKLAPTLSKDKIIIVNISGRGDKDMNTIAKVMGVNLDE; encoded by the coding sequence GTGATTGGAAGATTTGGAAAATTTGGAGGACAGTATGTCCCAGAAACTATAATGAATGCAATTATTGAACTGGAAGAGGAATACAATAAGGCAAAAAATGATGAGAATTTTGTAGAGAAATTCAAATACTATTTAAAGGATTATGTAGGAAGGGAGTCACCTTTGTACTATGCAGAAAATCTGACTAAAAAACTTGGTGGGGCAAAAATATATTTCAAGAGAGAGGATTTAAACCATACCGGTGCCCACAAGATAAACAATGCTTTGGGGCAGGTGCTTCTTGCAAAGAGAATGGGTAAAAAAAGAGTAATTGCGGAAACAGGTGCGGGTCAGCATGGGCTGGCTACTGCAACCATAGCTGCAATGTTCAATATGGAATGTGAAATATTTATGGGTGAGGAAGATATAAGAAGACAGTCTCTCAATGTTTTTAAGATGAAAATACTTGGTGCAAAGGTTACATCTGTTACAGCAGGAACTGGTACACTCAAGGATGCTGTAAATGAAGCTATGAGAAACTGGGTTACAAGAATAGAAGATACTTTTTATGTTATAGGAACAGTAATGGGGCCTCATCCTTATCCGACTATTGTAAGGGACTTCCAGCGGGTTATAGGGGATGAAGCCAGAAGGCAGATATTTGAAAAGGAAGGAAGACTGCCTGACTGCATTGTTGCATGTATCGGCGGTGGAAGCAATGCCATGGGTATATTCTATCCTTTTGCAGAGGATAAGGATGTAAGACTTATAGGAGTGGAGGCAGCTGGAAAGGGAATTGATACTGACAAGCATGCGGCAAGTATAACAAAGGGTTCTGTCGGTGTTATCCACGGCATGATGACATATGTACTTCAAGACAATGATGGACAGATACTCCCTGCATATTCAATTTCTGCCGGACTGGATTATCCTGGCGTAGGGCCGGAACATGCATACTTCCATGATATAGGAAGAGCGGAGTATGTAACGGCCAATGACAGTGAGGCGGTAAATGCTTTTATGGAAGTATCGAGAACAGAAGGAATAATACCTGCACTGGAGAGCTCACATGCTCTTGCATATACTATAAAACTAGCTCCAACACTGTCAAAGGATAAAATTATAATTGTAAACATATCAGGAAGAGGGGACAAGGATATGAATACCATAGCTAAAGTAATGGGGGTAAATCTGGATGAATAG
- the trpE gene encoding anthranilate synthase component I, protein MICIELNEFERLKKQNTAFPVACELNGDEITPINIFYGLQGKNKIIMESVEFDKDKGRYSFIASDPYMKIKGFKGNVYVEKEDSGFMEKGRIMDFVEKYMEINYNSDVLDIPFTGGAIGYAGYDVIKQYENISDNNIDDLKIPEACFMFYKTFICYDHLKHRIILVYNVFPEDDTEYSEITRYLKEMYIQITSGTHIHNIHNNYNKVKINSNYTKDEFCRNVEKAKEYIKKGDIFQVVVSQRLKCRTDFEAFDIYRKLRYENPSPYLFYMDFDDFQIIGSSPERLVSVQDGVVSTNPIAGTRKRGANKEEDEKLKDELINDEKERAEHVMLVDLGRNDIGKVSKFGTVQVTKFMKVEEYSHVMHIVSEVEGQLKNNISSFDAFTTCIPAGTVSGAPKIRAMEIIDEIENRKRLLYAGAVGYFSYNKNMDTCIAIRTLVLKDKCAYIQAGAGIVYDSNPEEEYNESINKARALMEVI, encoded by the coding sequence TTGATATGTATAGAACTGAATGAATTTGAAAGATTAAAAAAACAAAATACAGCATTTCCTGTTGCCTGTGAATTAAATGGAGATGAGATAACACCTATAAATATATTTTATGGTTTACAAGGTAAAAATAAAATTATTATGGAAAGTGTTGAATTTGACAAGGATAAGGGAAGGTACTCTTTTATAGCTTCTGATCCTTATATGAAGATAAAAGGCTTTAAAGGTAATGTATATGTAGAGAAAGAAGATTCAGGTTTTATGGAGAAAGGCAGGATCATGGATTTTGTAGAAAAATATATGGAAATAAACTATAATTCAGATGTACTTGACATACCATTTACAGGAGGAGCAATTGGATATGCAGGTTACGATGTAATAAAACAATATGAAAATATAAGTGACAACAATATAGATGATTTAAAAATACCTGAAGCATGTTTTATGTTTTATAAAACATTTATATGTTATGACCATTTAAAACATAGAATTATTTTAGTATATAATGTGTTTCCGGAAGACGATACTGAATACTCTGAAATTACACGTTATTTAAAAGAGATGTATATACAAATTACTAGCGGAACACATATTCATAATATTCATAATAATTATAATAAGGTAAAAATAAATTCAAATTATACAAAAGACGAGTTCTGTAGAAATGTAGAAAAGGCCAAGGAATATATAAAAAAGGGAGATATATTTCAGGTGGTTGTTTCCCAGAGACTTAAATGCAGAACTGATTTTGAGGCATTTGATATATATAGAAAATTAAGATATGAAAACCCATCACCCTATCTGTTTTATATGGATTTTGATGACTTTCAAATTATAGGATCTTCACCTGAAAGACTTGTGAGTGTACAAGATGGTGTAGTAAGTACAAATCCTATTGCAGGTACAAGAAAAAGGGGAGCCAATAAGGAAGAAGATGAAAAACTGAAAGATGAACTTATAAATGATGAAAAAGAACGTGCAGAACATGTTATGCTAGTTGATCTTGGCAGAAATGATATAGGAAAAGTCAGCAAGTTTGGAACCGTTCAGGTCACAAAATTTATGAAGGTGGAAGAATATTCTCATGTTATGCATATAGTTTCAGAGGTTGAAGGCCAATTAAAAAACAACATATCCAGCTTTGATGCTTTCACGACGTGTATTCCAGCAGGTACGGTTTCTGGGGCACCTAAAATAAGGGCCATGGAGATAATCGATGAAATTGAAAACAGAAAAAGGTTGTTGTATGCAGGAGCTGTAGGATATTTTTCCTATAATAAAAATATGGATACATGTATTGCCATCAGGACATTGGTTCTCAAAGATAAATGTGCATATATACAGGCAGGTGCGGGAATAGTTTATGATTCAAATCCGGAGGAAGAATACAATGAATCCATCAATAAAGCCAGAGCACTTATGGAGGTGATATAG
- a CDS encoding acyl-CoA dehydratase activase-related protein: protein MIVGIPNGLLYCKYSPFLNTFFTELGARIIVSPNTNEKILNLGTKYCVDEACLPIKIFHGHVAYIKDTCDIILIPRIMQLNKKEFICPKFCGLPEMVENSIPDMPPTISTPIYAFSESKFKPWIRKTGLVFTKNILKINFAYKTALKAQMDFKPGVRDDSSPIKVALVGHPYNIYDKFANMNVVKKLTALGIGLLTEEHLSKSDIDNQSKSLFKRPFWTFAKNSYGFSTYMAAHKKVDGIVYISSFSCGIDSVIIELIKNKLGDFPMLVLKIDEQTGEAGFDTRLEAFSDMLKRRCVK, encoded by the coding sequence ATGATAGTTGGTATACCAAATGGATTGTTATATTGTAAGTATTCCCCTTTTTTAAACACATTTTTTACAGAATTAGGTGCCAGGATCATAGTATCCCCTAATACAAATGAAAAAATACTTAATCTAGGCACCAAATACTGTGTAGATGAAGCATGCCTTCCTATAAAAATATTTCATGGACATGTGGCCTATATAAAAGATACATGCGATATTATACTTATTCCCAGAATAATGCAGCTAAATAAAAAGGAATTTATTTGTCCAAAATTTTGCGGTTTGCCTGAAATGGTTGAAAACAGCATACCTGATATGCCCCCCACTATTTCTACCCCTATTTATGCTTTTTCAGAATCTAAGTTCAAACCATGGATTAGAAAAACAGGATTGGTGTTTACCAAAAATATTTTGAAAATAAATTTTGCCTATAAAACTGCATTAAAAGCACAAATGGATTTTAAACCTGGTGTAAGAGATGATTCTTCTCCAATAAAAGTTGCATTGGTAGGTCATCCATATAATATATATGATAAGTTTGCAAATATGAATGTAGTTAAAAAATTAACTGCACTTGGCATAGGCCTGCTTACAGAAGAACATTTAAGCAAGTCCGATATAGACAATCAATCTAAAAGTTTATTTAAAAGACCATTTTGGACCTTTGCAAAAAATTCATATGGTTTTTCCACTTATATGGCAGCTCATAAAAAAGTAGATGGAATCGTGTATATATCTTCTTTTTCTTGTGGTATAGATTCCGTAATAATTGAATTGATAAAAAATAAACTTGGTGATTTTCCCATGTTGGTGCTTAAAATAGATGAACAAACCGGTGAGGCCGGATTTGATACTAGATTGGAGGCTTTCTCCGATATGTTAAAAAGGAGATGCGTAAAATGA
- the trpC gene encoding indole-3-glycerol phosphate synthase TrpC, translating to MILDDIVASKKKEIEVRKKNKPLQGIISELDKSNNSYSMDFRGALSKDNISIIGEIKKASPSRGVIVEDFYPENIARVYEELDIDAVSVLTEGNYFKGKDEYLKSVKNIVSKPVLRKDFIVDEYQIYESKLLGADAILLIVGVLNEEIHKFYKLASSMGLQCIVEVHNKRELDRALDIDSKIIGINNRNLENFTVDLKNTEDLIKYINQSITVVSESGIKTSEDFKYIKSLPVNGVLIGEGFMKRLDSIDDMKEFIDDIKNN from the coding sequence ATGATACTTGATGATATAGTAGCATCAAAAAAGAAAGAAATTGAAGTTAGAAAGAAAAATAAACCTCTTCAGGGTATTATAAGTGAGCTTGACAAGTCAAATAATTCATACTCAATGGATTTCAGGGGAGCACTATCTAAAGACAATATATCCATTATAGGTGAGATAAAAAAGGCATCTCCGTCCAGGGGAGTAATAGTTGAAGATTTTTATCCTGAAAATATAGCCAGAGTATATGAAGAATTGGATATAGATGCAGTATCCGTACTTACAGAAGGAAACTATTTTAAGGGAAAGGATGAATACTTGAAGTCAGTTAAGAACATAGTTTCAAAGCCTGTTCTTAGGAAGGACTTTATTGTAGATGAATATCAGATTTACGAGTCAAAGCTTCTGGGAGCGGATGCCATACTCTTGATAGTTGGAGTTTTAAACGAAGAAATCCATAAATTTTATAAATTAGCATCCAGTATGGGTCTTCAATGCATTGTGGAAGTTCATAATAAAAGAGAACTGGACAGGGCATTGGATATAGATTCTAAAATAATTGGAATAAACAACAGAAATCTTGAGAATTTCACTGTAGATTTAAAAAATACAGAGGATTTAATTAAATATATAAATCAAAGTATCACTGTGGTTTCTGAAAGTGGAATTAAGACTTCAGAGGATTTTAAGTATATAAAGAGTCTTCCTGTAAATGGAGTTTTGATAGGGGAAGGATTCATGAAAAGACTTGACAGTATTGATGATATGAAGGAGTTCATAGATGATATAAAAAATAATTGA
- the trpD gene encoding anthranilate phosphoribosyltransferase, which yields MLNKAIKKVVSGIDLSEAESEEVMNSIMSGKEPVSTVSGLLIALKMKGESISEITGCARAMRKMAVPVKLKSDYAIDTCGTGGDGGKTFNISTAASIVAAAGGVKIAKHGNRAVSSKSGSADVLNELGIDINLDKSKVEKSIDDIGMGFLFAPMYHSAMKNVAGIRRELGVRTIFNILGPITNPAFVQGQILGVYKRELTNPIAQALKNLGSERVMVVHGKDGLDEITTTSLTYVSELKDGEIKDYTIDPEEYGMEKASNKDICGGTAKQNADIIIDILKGRKGKKRDIVVLNSAAALYVGKKAQNIKEGIDMANELIDSNKAYEKLQEILNYSRG from the coding sequence ATGTTAAATAAAGCTATAAAAAAGGTTGTATCAGGTATTGACTTGTCTGAAGCTGAATCGGAAGAGGTCATGAATAGTATAATGAGTGGAAAAGAGCCGGTTTCTACTGTTTCAGGGCTGTTAATAGCTTTGAAGATGAAGGGAGAATCAATTTCCGAAATAACGGGTTGTGCCAGAGCTATGAGAAAAATGGCGGTACCTGTAAAGTTGAAATCTGATTATGCCATCGATACTTGCGGAACCGGGGGAGATGGTGGAAAGACTTTCAATATATCTACTGCAGCCTCCATTGTAGCAGCTGCAGGTGGAGTAAAAATTGCAAAACATGGAAATAGGGCAGTATCCAGTAAAAGTGGAAGTGCAGATGTTTTAAATGAACTTGGCATTGATATAAATCTTGACAAGTCAAAAGTTGAGAAATCCATTGATGACATAGGTATGGGATTTTTATTTGCACCCATGTATCACAGCGCCATGAAAAATGTGGCTGGTATCAGAAGAGAACTTGGTGTCAGGACAATATTCAACATACTGGGGCCCATTACCAATCCTGCCTTTGTACAAGGACAGATATTAGGAGTATATAAAAGAGAACTGACAAATCCTATAGCACAAGCTCTGAAAAATTTGGGAAGCGAAAGAGTTATGGTAGTTCATGGGAAGGATGGACTTGATGAAATTACAACTACTTCACTTACATATGTAAGTGAACTGAAAGATGGAGAGATAAAAGATTATACAATAGATCCTGAAGAATATGGCATGGAAAAGGCAAGTAATAAAGACATATGTGGAGGAACTGCAAAACAAAATGCAGATATAATTATAGATATATTGAAAGGAAGAAAGGGGAAGAAAAGAGATATAGTAGTACTAAACAGTGCAGCCGCTCTTTATGTAGGCAAAAAAGCCCAAAATATAAAAGAAGGTATTGATATGGCAAATGAACTTATTGATTCAAATAAAGCTTATGAAAAATTGCAGGAAATATTGAATTATAGTAGGGGATGA
- the trpA gene encoding tryptophan synthase subunit alpha — protein sequence MNRIDAKFKKLKEKNEKAMISFITAGDPDFETTAELVYSMEKGGADIIELGVPYSDPIADGPTIQKSSARSLKNGTTISRIMDCVKNIRLNTEVPLVYLVYYNSVFKYGIEKFISQCRNVGIDGIIIPDLPIEERKDILKIADKYEVALIPLIAPTSKERIKKIVSNASGFIYCVSTNGVTGARDKISTNMDGYMDVVSKYTDIPKAIGFGISSPEMAKELKKYCDGIIIGSAIVKKVDEIEDKKEMFENVEGFVKDVKAVL from the coding sequence ATGAATAGAATAGATGCAAAATTTAAGAAATTAAAAGAAAAAAATGAGAAGGCCATGATATCATTTATAACTGCAGGAGATCCGGACTTTGAAACTACGGCAGAACTTGTATACTCCATGGAAAAAGGAGGAGCAGATATTATAGAACTTGGAGTGCCTTATTCGGATCCAATAGCAGACGGACCTACAATACAGAAATCTTCTGCCAGATCTCTCAAAAATGGCACAACCATATCAAGGATAATGGACTGTGTAAAAAATATACGATTGAATACTGAGGTGCCACTGGTATATTTGGTATACTATAATTCAGTATTCAAATATGGAATTGAGAAATTTATAAGTCAGTGTAGAAATGTAGGAATTGATGGAATAATAATACCAGATCTACCAATAGAAGAAAGAAAGGATATTCTTAAAATTGCCGATAAATATGAAGTAGCACTTATTCCTCTAATAGCACCAACTTCAAAGGAAAGAATAAAGAAGATAGTAAGCAATGCCAGCGGATTTATCTACTGTGTTTCAACAAATGGAGTTACTGGTGCAAGAGATAAAATAAGTACAAACATGGATGGATATATGGATGTAGTATCAAAGTATACAGATATTCCTAAAGCTATTGGTTTTGGTATATCCAGTCCTGAAATGGCTAAGGAACTTAAAAAATATTGTGATGGTATAATTATAGGAAGTGCAATCGTAAAGAAAGTTGATGAAATTGAGGATAAAAAAGAAATGTTTGAAAATGTCGAAGGGTTTGTCAAAGATGTAAAGGCAGTATTATAG
- the spoVAE gene encoding stage V sporulation protein AE, whose product MEKFLWAFLVGGGICIVGQIMMDVFKLTPAHTMTTFVVIGAILGGLGLYEPLIKFAGAGASVPISSFGNALVKGALMEAQKYGIIGVLTGTFEVTSAGISAAIIFGFIASLIFKPKG is encoded by the coding sequence TTGGAAAAGTTTCTTTGGGCTTTTTTGGTAGGAGGGGGTATATGCATTGTAGGACAGATAATGATGGATGTATTTAAGTTGACTCCCGCACATACTATGACTACATTTGTAGTTATAGGTGCCATATTGGGAGGACTAGGATTATATGAACCTCTGATAAAATTTGCAGGAGCAGGTGCTTCGGTTCCAATTAGTAGTTTTGGTAATGCTCTTGTAAAGGGAGCTCTTATGGAAGCACAGAAATATGGAATAATAGGGGTGCTGACCGGGACCTTTGAAGTTACAAGTGCAGGTATATCGGCAGCTATAATTTTTGGTTTCATAGCATCACTTATATTTAAACCAAAAGGATAG
- a CDS encoding DUF3006 domain-containing protein, translating into MKVVIDRFEGPYAVCEKDDRTMMDIKRINIPMNAKEGDVLKIEGDSIIIDEEETNKRKKNINELTKDIWK; encoded by the coding sequence ATAAAAGTTGTAATAGATAGATTTGAAGGTCCTTATGCTGTATGTGAAAAAGATGACAGGACTATGATGGATATAAAAAGAATAAATATACCGATGAATGCAAAAGAAGGAGATGTATTGAAAATAGAGGGAGATTCTATAATAATAGATGAGGAAGAGACGAATAAGAGAAAAAAGAACATAAATGAACTAACAAAAGATATTTGGAAATGA
- a CDS encoding phosphoribosylanthranilate isomerase produces the protein MIKIKICGLRRIEDVDYINKYKPDYAGFVFSKSNRRINLEQGKKLISRLDAEIKTVGVFVDESLEYVKNISNILELDVIQFHGSEDNEYMKYFKKFIIWEAIKIRDKSDILNLNYRYADGIVLDNKTAGSGKSFKWNIAGNFKFNGDLILAGGLDHENVETAVNIIKPDIVDVSSGVETSGYKDSDKIRKFIEKVRNIE, from the coding sequence TTGATAAAAATAAAGATATGTGGATTGAGAAGAATAGAAGATGTTGATTATATAAACAAATATAAACCCGATTATGCAGGATTTGTATTTTCAAAAAGTAATCGCAGGATAAACCTGGAACAGGGGAAAAAACTTATATCCAGATTGGATGCAGAGATTAAAACTGTGGGAGTTTTTGTAGATGAATCACTTGAATATGTTAAGAATATTTCGAATATACTTGAACTTGATGTAATTCAATTTCATGGTTCTGAGGATAATGAGTATATGAAATACTTTAAGAAGTTTATAATATGGGAAGCAATAAAAATAAGAGATAAAAGTGATATTTTAAATTTAAATTATAGATATGCAGATGGAATAGTTCTGGATAATAAAACAGCAGGAAGTGGAAAAAGTTTTAAATGGAACATTGCAGGGAATTTTAAATTTAATGGAGATTTAATACTTGCAGGTGGACTTGATCATGAAAATGTGGAAACAGCTGTAAACATAATAAAGCCTGATATTGTAGATGTTTCAAGCGGAGTTGAAACTTCTGGATATAAAGATTCGGATAAAATAAGAAAATTTATTGAGAAAGTGAGGAACATAGAGTGA